From Campylobacter upsaliensis, the proteins below share one genomic window:
- a CDS encoding efflux RND transporter permease subunit, producing MMAFFLKFLINHPKSTFLLTLLFCVFLSFFAFKLHIDASAESLLLEDDKDLKTFRELSKHYKSDNFLMLVFKPSDENPFSQTSLKKLENLHKELESVRGVERVFSIINAPLLLSSENKDLKELMQNIPNITSKDINQSRAKDEILTSPFYQNNIIAKDGKTTALIIYLKPDLTYIDLIEARDGAKDENEKERLRTQIKTHQETQNAFNKALLTQIRTIMSGYEKDGARLYLGGVNMISDDMISYIKDDLKLYGISLVFLLGFALWYFFRSFSLMILSLFICFISLSSASGLFALLDFPVTVISSNYAPLMLIITLSVVVHLITHFIEISRLYPNTTQKRLVLQTLLAKAKPSFFAIFTTMIGFFSLIFSHIEPIIKLGIMMSLGIGLGLILSYLFLSSALMLLKKQNFTQKEFKLSFLLWCANVSIKRKKFIYALAFIALILAFIEIPKLKVENSFVNYFKDGSAIKEGLLVIDKDLGGTLPLDIIIRFKEQQKSQMKDGENLDSFEDEFESLALKDTYWFDSKKTRIAKKVHHFLENKEFVGSVLSLNSLLSLGKSINNGKDLDDFALAFLNENLPPNFKQDLLSPFVNIKQNELRFSIRVIDSNPNLKRDTFLKNLENELNELLKNEGVEVQITGIMLLYNNMLQSLFSSQFDTLAFVVLAIFTLFVLIFRSFKIATIAIICNLIPLSLVFAFMGFLDIPLDLMSITIAAIAIGIGVDDILHYIYRFKEELKHNSVKKAIVNSHLFIGTALYYTSISIVLGFSVMMSSNFIPTIYFGILTTLVMILLLFGSLFLLPSLLISFYAKRNNKPKVLK from the coding sequence ATAATGGCTTTTTTCTTAAAATTTCTCATTAATCATCCCAAAAGCACCTTTTTGCTTACCTTGCTTTTTTGTGTGTTTTTAAGCTTTTTCGCTTTTAAACTGCATATTGATGCGAGTGCTGAAAGTTTGCTTTTAGAAGATGACAAAGACTTAAAGACTTTTAGAGAGCTTTCTAAGCATTATAAGAGTGATAATTTTTTAATGTTAGTTTTTAAGCCAAGTGATGAAAATCCTTTTAGTCAAACAAGTTTAAAAAAGTTAGAAAATTTACATAAGGAACTTGAGAGTGTCAGGGGCGTGGAGAGGGTTTTTAGCATCATTAATGCTCCCTTGCTTTTAAGTAGTGAAAATAAAGACTTAAAAGAATTAATGCAAAATATCCCAAATATCACAAGCAAGGACATTAATCAAAGCAGGGCAAAAGATGAAATTCTCACCAGCCCCTTTTATCAAAATAACATCATCGCAAAAGACGGAAAAACCACAGCTTTAATTATCTATCTTAAGCCCGATTTGACCTATATCGATTTAATCGAAGCAAGAGATGGGGCAAAAGATGAAAATGAAAAAGAGCGTTTAAGAACGCAAATTAAAACGCACCAAGAAACGCAAAATGCTTTTAATAAAGCACTTTTAACACAAATTCGCACCATAATGAGCGGCTATGAAAAAGATGGAGCAAGGCTTTATCTTGGTGGCGTGAATATGATAAGCGATGATATGATAAGCTACATTAAGGACGATTTAAAGCTTTATGGAATTTCTTTAGTGTTTTTGCTAGGATTTGCACTTTGGTATTTTTTCCGTTCCTTTTCTTTGATGATTTTATCGCTTTTTATTTGCTTTATCTCTTTAAGCTCGGCTAGTGGGCTTTTTGCTCTGCTTGATTTTCCTGTAACTGTTATTTCGTCTAATTATGCCCCACTAATGCTCATCATCACGCTTTCTGTTGTTGTGCATTTGATAACGCATTTTATAGAAATTTCACGCCTTTACCCAAATACTACGCAAAAAAGACTTGTTTTACAGACCTTACTTGCTAAGGCAAAACCTAGTTTTTTTGCCATTTTTACGACTATGATAGGCTTTTTTTCTTTGATTTTTTCGCATATTGAGCCTATTATTAAGCTTGGGATTATGATGAGTCTTGGCATAGGCTTGGGACTTATCTTATCTTATCTTTTTTTATCTAGTGCTTTAATGCTTTTAAAAAAGCAAAATTTCACGCAAAAAGAATTTAAACTTTCCTTTTTGCTTTGGTGTGCTAATGTCAGCATAAAACGCAAGAAATTCATTTATGCTTTAGCTTTTATCGCACTTATTTTAGCCTTTATAGAAATTCCTAAGTTGAAGGTGGAAAATTCTTTTGTGAATTATTTTAAAGATGGCAGTGCCATTAAGGAGGGCTTACTTGTCATCGATAAAGATTTGGGTGGGACCCTGCCACTTGATATTATTATCCGTTTTAAAGAGCAGCAAAAAAGTCAAATGAAAGATGGCGAAAATTTAGATAGTTTTGAAGATGAATTTGAAAGTCTTGCTTTAAAAGATACTTACTGGTTTGATTCTAAAAAAACGCGTATTGCTAAAAAGGTGCATCATTTTTTAGAAAATAAGGAATTTGTAGGCTCTGTTTTGAGCCTTAATAGTCTTTTAAGTTTAGGCAAAAGTATTAATAATGGTAAAGATTTGGACGATTTTGCTCTGGCGTTTTTAAATGAAAATTTACCACCGAATTTTAAGCAAGACTTGCTTTCTCCTTTTGTAAATATCAAGCAAAATGAGCTTAGATTTAGCATACGCGTCATTGATTCTAATCCCAATTTAAAACGCGATACCTTTTTAAAGAATTTGGAAAATGAGCTTAATGAGCTTTTAAAAAATGAAGGTGTAGAGGTGCAAATCACTGGCATAATGCTCCTTTATAATAATATGCTTCAAAGTCTTTTTTCCTCGCAGTTTGATACTTTAGCCTTTGTGGTTTTGGCGATTTTTACGCTTTTTGTGCTTATTTTTAGAAGTTTTAAAATAGCTACCATAGCCATAATTTGTAATCTTATCCCACTAAGCTTAGTCTTTGCTTTTATGGGCTTTTTAGATATCCCTCTTGATTTAATGAGCATTACCATAGCTGCCATTGCCATAGGCATAGGGGTTGATGATATTTTGCATTATATTTACCGCTTTAAAGAAGAGCTTAAGCATAATAGTGTGAAAAAAGCCATTGTCAATTCACATCTTTTCATAGGGACGGCACTTTATTATACGAGTATTAGCATTGTTTTGGGCTTTAGCGTGATGATGAGTAGTAATTTTATCCCGACCATTTATTTTGGGATTTTAACGACTTTGGTGATGATTTTGCTTTTGTTTGGCAGTTTATTTTTGCTACCTAGTCTTTTAATTAGCTTTTATGCTAAGAGAAATAATAAGCCAAAAGTGCTAAAATAA
- the acs gene encoding acetate--CoA ligase, producing MYQNDTQLIKPNKEFAKKARIKNICEYYELYEEASENFENFWGKMALEKIDWFSPFSRVLNGDNPPFYKWFEGGTLNVSYQCLDRHMKTRRNKAAIVFEGEMGDYEVYTYRRLFHEVCKAANLLKRFDVKKGDRVVLYMPMIPESAILMLACARIGAIHSVVFGGFSPEALRDRIIDAGAKLVITADGAFRRGKPYMLKPAVDKALSEGCECVEKVLVVIRNNEPINYVKGRDYVYNELVKNESYKCEPEIMDSEDLLFLLYTSGSTGKPKGVMHASAGYILWAQMTMEWVFDIKDYDNYWCSADIGWITGHTYVVYGPLACGATTIMYEGTPTYPNSGRWWRMIEEYQVSKFYTSPTAIRMLYADAPDEPKNYDLGTLEVLGTVGEPINPSAWSWFYEEIGNSKCAIVDTWWQTETGGHMITPLPGATPLKPSCATLPLPGIFAEIIDEEGNKKSIGEDGLLCITKPWPSMIRGIWKDEERYKESYFSQAKKDGKPVYFSGDGAFYDERGYITITGRTDDVVNVAGHRIGTAEVESALAKHKDVAESAVVSVLDSIKGESLFAFVVLNSNASCDLGSELETLKELNDILRAEIGPIAKIEQILYTPGLPKTRSGKIMRRILRTIARKEELKQDISTLEDSAIVASIIKLANEQ from the coding sequence ATGTATCAAAACGACACACAACTCATCAAGCCCAATAAAGAATTTGCAAAAAAGGCACGCATTAAAAATATCTGTGAATACTATGAACTTTACGAAGAGGCTAGTGAAAATTTTGAAAATTTTTGGGGGAAAATGGCTTTGGAGAAAATCGACTGGTTTAGTCCTTTTTCTAGAGTTTTAAATGGGGATAATCCTCCATTTTATAAGTGGTTTGAAGGGGGGACTCTAAATGTAAGCTATCAATGTCTTGATCGTCATATGAAAACAAGGCGTAATAAAGCTGCCATAGTATTTGAAGGAGAGATGGGCGATTATGAAGTTTATACTTATAGAAGGCTTTTTCACGAAGTGTGTAAGGCAGCAAATTTACTAAAGCGTTTTGATGTCAAAAAGGGCGATAGAGTCGTGCTTTATATGCCTATGATACCAGAAAGTGCGATTTTAATGCTAGCTTGTGCGAGGATAGGGGCTATTCATAGTGTTGTGTTTGGCGGTTTTTCTCCAGAAGCTTTGAGAGATAGGATTATCGATGCGGGCGCAAAACTTGTCATCACAGCAGATGGAGCTTTTAGACGCGGTAAGCCTTATATGCTAAAACCTGCCGTGGATAAGGCTTTAAGTGAGGGGTGTGAGTGCGTGGAAAAAGTGCTTGTTGTCATACGCAACAATGAGCCTATTAACTATGTTAAAGGGCGTGATTATGTTTATAATGAGTTGGTTAAAAACGAGTCATATAAATGTGAGCCTGAAATTATGGATAGTGAGGATCTGCTATTTTTACTTTACACTTCAGGCTCGACAGGTAAGCCTAAGGGCGTAATGCACGCAAGTGCTGGCTATATTTTATGGGCTCAAATGACTATGGAGTGGGTTTTTGATATAAAAGATTATGATAATTATTGGTGCAGTGCGGATATAGGCTGGATTACAGGGCATACTTATGTCGTTTATGGACCTCTAGCTTGTGGAGCGACTACGATTATGTATGAGGGAACGCCGACTTATCCAAATTCTGGTAGATGGTGGAGAATGATAGAGGAATATCAAGTGAGTAAATTTTACACATCACCCACTGCCATTAGAATGCTTTACGCAGATGCACCAGATGAGCCTAAAAATTACGATTTAGGCACTCTTGAAGTTTTAGGGACTGTGGGAGAGCCGATAAATCCTAGTGCTTGGAGCTGGTTTTATGAAGAAATTGGAAATTCAAAATGTGCCATTGTAGATACTTGGTGGCAAACAGAAACTGGAGGACATATGATCACGCCTTTGCCCGGTGCTACGCCTTTAAAGCCTAGTTGTGCGACTCTACCTTTACCGGGAATTTTTGCTGAAATCATCGATGAGGAAGGAAATAAAAAGAGCATAGGTGAGGATGGTTTGCTTTGCATTACCAAGCCTTGGCCTTCTATGATAAGAGGAATTTGGAAGGATGAGGAGCGTTATAAGGAAAGCTATTTTTCTCAAGCTAAAAAAGATGGAAAGCCTGTGTATTTTAGCGGGGATGGGGCTTTTTATGATGAAAGAGGCTACATTACCATTACAGGACGCACGGATGATGTGGTTAATGTCGCTGGACACCGTATAGGCACAGCAGAGGTTGAGTCAGCACTTGCCAAACATAAAGATGTAGCAGAATCTGCTGTTGTGAGCGTTTTGGATAGTATTAAGGGTGAAAGTTTATTCGCCTTTGTTGTTTTAAATTCTAATGCAAGTTGCGATTTAGGAAGTGAGCTTGAAACCTTAAAAGAACTCAATGACATTTTAAGAGCAGAGATAGGACCTATCGCTAAAATAGAGCAAATTCTTTACACGCCGGGCTTACCAAAAACAAGAAGCGGTAAGATTATGCGAAGAATTTTACGCACCATAGCAAGAAAAGAAGAATTAAAACAAGATATTTCTACCCTAGAGGATTCTGCTATTGTGGCAAGTATCATCAAATTAGCTAATGAGCAATGA
- the tupB gene encoding tungstate ABC transporter permease TupB — translation MDYIFNAFKEALNLLFNADESVISAIKTTLLSSSVSIILALMVGFPLGFCLGFFNFRLKSSLKLLVNTSLSFPTVAVGLIIYAFISSRGPLGEFGLLFTIKALILGQFVLALPIVIALFSNLIENMDKKHFLLIKSFHLSAFKLVLTIIYELRFALISIIALAYGRIVAEVGVAMIVGGNIKYHTRTITTAISLETNKGEFERGIALALVLISIAFVLNFLIHSLKKNR, via the coding sequence TTGGATTATATATTTAACGCATTTAAAGAAGCTTTAAATTTACTTTTCAATGCCGATGAAAGCGTCATTTCAGCCATTAAAACAACGCTTTTAAGCTCAAGCGTTTCTATCATTTTAGCTCTTATGGTAGGCTTTCCACTTGGCTTTTGTTTAGGATTTTTTAATTTTAGACTTAAATCAAGCTTAAAACTACTTGTCAATACCAGCCTCTCCTTTCCTACTGTGGCTGTTGGGCTTATCATTTATGCCTTTATTTCCAGTAGGGGACCTTTGGGGGAATTTGGCTTACTTTTTACTATAAAAGCTCTCATTTTGGGGCAGTTTGTTTTAGCCCTACCCATTGTCATCGCCCTCTTTTCAAATTTAATAGAAAATATGGACAAAAAACATTTTTTACTCATAAAATCCTTTCATTTAAGCGCATTTAAGCTTGTTTTAACCATCATTTATGAATTACGCTTTGCACTCATTAGCATTATAGCTCTAGCTTATGGCAGGATAGTCGCTGAAGTGGGCGTAGCGATGATAGTAGGGGGGAATATCAAATACCACACCAGAACAATAACAACAGCCATTTCCCTTGAAACAAATAAAGGCGAATTTGAACGCGGCATAGCCTTAGCCTTAGTTTTAATCAGCATAGCCTTTGTGCTAAATTTTCTTATCCACAGCTTAAAGAAAAATCGATGA
- a CDS encoding MFS transporter, translating to MRSILVLSFIVASRFFGLFIVLPVLSLYALKLENANDFLVGLLVGVYALMQVIFQVPFGMLSDKIGRKKTMLLGLVLFIIGSLICSLANDIYTMLLGRILQGSGAIGAVASAMISDFVSEEQRGKAMAMMGGFIGIAFALSMVLAPIMSAKFGLSSLFDLSAALSLLCIILLYTAVPKEPKITHENSKTPLLALLKEKNLALMNATNFMQKMLMSIAFLLIPIILVERFHYDKLWLVYTASMLVGFVAMGFAGALGEKRGLAKHILLAGVVFFIFSYILFAFFDHLAIFIAAVAIFFLGFNLHEPIMQSCASKFCKVNEKGKALGAFNAFGYAGSFSGGVIGGIFLHFDALKILALIMIILAFFWLFSLFFLKNPFDLKNLYLPLDTKLDINAVSKLKGVLEVYKNHHHLVVKFDKAQISQKELEGLMGKVIAH from the coding sequence ATGCGTAGTATTTTAGTTCTTTCTTTCATTGTTGCGAGTCGATTTTTTGGGCTTTTTATCGTTTTGCCTGTGCTGAGTTTATACGCCTTAAAACTTGAAAATGCAAACGATTTTTTGGTCGGTTTGCTTGTGGGTGTTTATGCCTTAATGCAAGTCATATTTCAAGTGCCTTTTGGGATGCTTAGTGATAAAATAGGGCGTAAAAAAACGATGCTTTTAGGTTTAGTGCTTTTTATCATCGGTTCTTTAATTTGTTCTTTGGCAAATGACATTTATACTATGCTCTTAGGACGCATTTTGCAAGGCTCTGGTGCGATAGGTGCTGTGGCAAGTGCGATGATAAGCGATTTTGTAAGCGAAGAGCAAAGAGGCAAGGCTATGGCGATGATGGGAGGTTTTATAGGTATAGCTTTTGCTTTATCTATGGTTTTAGCACCTATAATGAGTGCTAAATTTGGGCTTTCAAGCTTGTTTGATTTAAGTGCCGCCTTATCTCTTCTTTGCATTATTTTGCTTTATACTGCTGTGCCAAAAGAGCCTAAAATCACACACGAAAATAGCAAAACTCCACTTTTAGCTTTGCTTAAAGAAAAAAATTTAGCCCTAATGAATGCGACAAATTTTATGCAAAAAATGCTTATGTCCATAGCCTTTTTGCTTATCCCTATTATTTTGGTTGAGCGTTTTCATTATGATAAATTATGGCTTGTTTATACTGCCTCTATGCTTGTAGGCTTCGTGGCTATGGGCTTTGCTGGGGCTTTGGGAGAGAAAAGGGGTTTGGCAAAGCACATTTTATTAGCTGGTGTTGTTTTTTTTATCTTTTCTTACATACTTTTTGCCTTTTTTGACCATTTAGCAATTTTTATCGCTGCTGTGGCGATTTTCTTTCTAGGTTTTAATTTGCACGAGCCTATTATGCAATCTTGTGCTTCTAAATTTTGCAAGGTCAATGAAAAAGGCAAAGCACTTGGTGCATTTAATGCCTTTGGTTATGCGGGAAGTTTTAGCGGCGGCGTAATAGGTGGGATATTTTTACATTTTGATGCGTTGAAAATTTTAGCTTTGATTATGATTATTTTGGCGTTTTTTTGGCTTTTTTCTTTATTTTTCTTAAAAAATCCATTTGACCTTAAAAATCTTTATTTGCCCCTTGATACCAAGCTCGATATAAATGCTGTTTCAAAGCTAAAGGGCGTTTTGGAAGTGTATAAAAATCACCATCATTTAGTGGTAAAATTTGATAAAGCACAAATTTCTCAAAAAGAATTAGAGGGGCTAATGGGCAAGGTCATTGCTCATTAG
- a CDS encoding DMT family transporter, with protein MKQSYLYLSLIIAMFLWGMSWPTSKILSSYANVEFVVLWRFFFVLVGSLPILLFLKISLKISKKTLKWLFIAGGLNALYAFIFFLALRYGTAGKGGVLVTTMVPIFSYLFLFLGLKKSYKLSKYEIFGLFIGIISGLFLLNLNSLEELFGRFNVLFLLCAFIWALMSLCTHKTKGEHPLSVNFYVNFISFLLFTPLFLNDESFFILEADMKFWLNMFIVAFLSTVVGTSIYYYGIHILGSVRANSFILITPASALLTSFLILNEVPTTLTLVGGALAIVAIYFMGKKGKA; from the coding sequence ATGAAACAAAGCTATCTTTACCTCTCTCTCATCATCGCTATGTTTTTATGGGGTATGTCTTGGCCCACTTCTAAAATTTTAAGCTCTTATGCTAATGTGGAATTTGTTGTTTTGTGGCGATTCTTCTTTGTGCTTGTGGGATCTTTGCCTATCTTATTGTTTTTAAAAATTTCCTTAAAAATTTCTAAAAAGACACTCAAATGGCTTTTCATAGCAGGAGGCTTAAATGCCCTTTATGCTTTTATCTTTTTTCTAGCCTTGCGTTATGGCACGGCTGGTAAAGGCGGAGTTTTGGTTACGACTATGGTGCCTATTTTTTCCTATCTTTTTTTATTTTTAGGTTTAAAAAAAAGCTATAAACTAAGCAAATATGAAATTTTTGGACTTTTCATAGGCATTATTTCAGGGCTTTTTTTGCTCAATTTAAATTCCCTTGAAGAGCTTTTTGGACGCTTTAATGTGCTATTTTTACTTTGTGCTTTTATCTGGGCTTTGATGAGTCTTTGCACACATAAAACTAAAGGTGAGCATCCTTTGAGTGTGAATTTTTATGTTAATTTTATTTCCTTTTTGCTTTTTACTCCACTTTTTTTAAATGATGAAAGCTTTTTCATTTTAGAAGCAGATATGAAATTCTGGCTTAATATGTTTATCGTGGCATTTTTATCCACTGTGGTGGGAACGAGCATTTATTATTATGGAATTCACATTTTAGGAAGTGTAAGAGCAAATTCTTTTATACTCATCACACCAGCAAGTGCTTTATTAACTAGCTTTTTAATTTTAAATGAAGTGCCGACTACACTGACCTTAGTGGGCGGTGCTTTGGCTATTGTGGCGATTTATTTTATGGGAAAAAAGGGTAAGGCTTAA
- the rdgB gene encoding RdgB/HAM1 family non-canonical purine NTP pyrophosphatase: MKIILASSNAHKLKEFKELLNGYEIHSLNAFIKPFDIEENGKSFKENANIKSKAVFEKLSSKEQEKSIVLSDDSGICVKALNSAPGIYSARYSLKADDKNNRLKLIEELEKLSLKESLAYYVCALSLSSKFGTFSLSAKMYGRVITDERGENGFGYDSLFIPANYDKTLAQLSSLEKNAISHRFKALELAKIFLKTLKKAYQC, encoded by the coding sequence ATGAAAATTATTTTAGCAAGTTCCAACGCACATAAATTAAAAGAATTCAAAGAGCTTTTAAATGGATACGAAATTCACAGCCTTAATGCTTTTATTAAGCCTTTTGATATAGAAGAAAATGGCAAAAGCTTTAAGGAAAATGCCAACATCAAATCAAAAGCAGTTTTTGAAAAATTAAGCTCAAAGGAACAAGAAAAAAGCATAGTTTTAAGCGATGATAGTGGAATTTGCGTTAAGGCTTTAAATAGTGCACCCGGAATTTACTCGGCACGCTATTCTTTAAAAGCCGATGATAAAAATAACCGCTTAAAGCTCATTGAAGAATTAGAAAAATTAAGCCTTAAAGAAAGTCTTGCGTATTATGTTTGTGCTTTAAGTCTTAGTTCTAAATTTGGCACTTTTAGTCTAAGTGCTAAAATGTATGGTAGGGTTATCACTGACGAAAGGGGTGAAAATGGCTTTGGTTATGATAGTCTTTTTATCCCTGCAAATTATGATAAAACCTTAGCTCAGCTAAGTAGCTTGGAAAAAAATGCCATTTCCCACCGCTTTAAAGCCCTAGAACTTGCTAAAATTTTCTTAAAAACACTCAAAAAGGCTTATCAATGCTAA
- a CDS encoding putative metalloprotease CJM1_0395 family protein, with translation MIISSNYSNYNYYKPQSYEKDANSSQFNTKNSNEKDFDEKDQNSAENKQEQTQMINGVELTMKEVQLVRELQSIDRNVKAHEAAHQAAGGGLAGAASFSYTKGPDNQMYATAGEVPIRMQKGNTPEETIAIARQVVAAAMAPADPSPQDYKVAANATRMEIEARAEATKLKAEEAKEKNKEEEKRQEESEKKGFKEQIQKAYDLSEDSLGLNIAS, from the coding sequence GTGATTATTAGTTCAAATTATTCAAACTATAATTATTACAAGCCTCAAAGCTATGAAAAAGATGCAAATTCTTCACAATTTAACACCAAAAATTCAAACGAAAAAGATTTTGATGAAAAAGATCAAAACTCCGCCGAAAATAAACAAGAACAAACACAAATGATAAATGGCGTAGAACTTACAATGAAGGAAGTGCAGCTTGTAAGAGAGCTTCAAAGTATAGATAGAAATGTCAAAGCCCACGAAGCGGCACATCAAGCAGCGGGTGGGGGCTTGGCTGGAGCGGCTAGCTTTAGCTATACCAAAGGACCAGATAATCAAATGTATGCCACAGCCGGTGAAGTGCCAATAAGAATGCAAAAGGGCAATACGCCCGAAGAAACCATAGCCATAGCTCGTCAAGTCGTAGCTGCTGCTATGGCGCCAGCTGATCCTAGCCCTCAAGATTATAAAGTCGCAGCTAATGCGACAAGAATGGAAATTGAGGCAAGAGCTGAAGCGACTAAACTAAAAGCCGAAGAAGCAAAAGAAAAAAACAAAGAAGAAGAAAAAAGACAAGAAGAAAGTGAAAAAAAAGGCTTTAAAGAGCAGATTCAAAAAGCTTATGATTTAAGCGAAGATTCCTTAGGGCTTAACATCGCTTCTTAA
- the tupA gene encoding tungstate ABC transporter substrate-binding protein TupA has product MKKIILSALVALSLSAAELKMATTTSTDNTGLLDALKPLYEKESGNTLKWVAVGTGAALKLGEDCNADVLFVHSPKVEKEFVSKGFGVDRTPVMYNDFIIVADKSLADKFKGKSLKESLELIRAEKMPFVSRGDKSGTDNKEKGLWKNVGGVPEKESWYIQSGQGMLASIKIAEEKKGVLLTDRGTYIKYEADAKANPNLVIVSEGDDSLKNFYSVIAVSPKHCQNVNYEEASKFIKWLVSDGTLKTIEDFKLLNKPLFIVDAKSRKE; this is encoded by the coding sequence ATGAAAAAAATTATTCTATCCGCTTTAGTAGCACTAAGCCTTAGTGCAGCAGAATTAAAGATGGCGACAACAACAAGCACTGATAATACAGGTCTTTTAGACGCCTTAAAGCCTCTTTATGAAAAAGAGAGCGGTAATACCTTAAAATGGGTCGCTGTTGGCACGGGAGCAGCTTTAAAACTAGGAGAGGATTGCAATGCTGATGTGCTTTTTGTGCATTCTCCTAAGGTAGAAAAAGAATTTGTAAGTAAGGGTTTTGGTGTAGATAGAACTCCTGTGATGTATAATGACTTTATTATCGTGGCGGATAAGAGCTTGGCGGATAAATTCAAAGGAAAGAGCCTTAAAGAAAGTTTAGAGCTTATTAGGGCTGAAAAAATGCCTTTTGTTTCAAGAGGAGATAAATCAGGCACGGATAATAAAGAAAAAGGTTTGTGGAAAAATGTAGGCGGTGTGCCTGAAAAAGAGAGCTGGTATATACAAAGCGGACAGGGAATGTTAGCTAGCATTAAGATCGCTGAGGAGAAAAAAGGTGTGCTTTTAACAGATCGTGGCACTTATATCAAGTATGAAGCAGACGCAAAAGCTAATCCAAATTTAGTTATTGTGAGTGAGGGTGATGATAGCTTAAAGAATTTTTACTCCGTCATAGCAGTAAGTCCTAAGCATTGCCAAAATGTCAATTATGAAGAAGCGAGCAAATTTATAAAATGGCTTGTGAGTGATGGCACTTTAAAGACGATTGAAGACTTTAAACTACTCAATAAGCCTTTATTTATCGTTGATGCAAAGAGCAGAAAAGAATAA
- the tupC gene encoding tungstate ABC transporter ATP-binding protein TupC has protein sequence MIEIKNLSFSYGTKGILKNLNLNLDTSKISILMGANGSGKSTFLRILNFLEGDFHQNISYFKKNILRREEKRWLYLLFAEACLLNRSVENNLKFIQKTYQIKGDLKGFLSEIYTLLELDKSLLKKYPGELSSGQRQKIAFAMAMAARARYYLLDEPSAFLDKKTSFLLKNAILHLKKGLNCGFLITSHDKEFLDSLAEVKLYLSDGVILEFENTNIFELNHQILHFENPIKFDKIADKIALNPYKISLFSGQKYCIKNAKIIALRTRQNDVFIRIISGDKILEFALENEAFKKADLNLYQNLNLGFNEDALCFL, from the coding sequence ATGATAGAAATTAAAAATCTTAGCTTTTCTTATGGGACAAAAGGCATTTTGAAAAATCTTAATCTAAACCTTGACACTAGCAAAATAAGCATTTTAATGGGTGCAAATGGGAGTGGGAAATCAACTTTTTTAAGGATTCTTAATTTTTTAGAAGGCGATTTTCATCAAAATATTAGCTATTTTAAGAAAAATATTTTACGCCGTGAGGAAAAAAGATGGCTTTATTTACTTTTTGCAGAAGCTTGTTTGCTAAATAGAAGTGTCGAAAATAATCTTAAATTTATCCAAAAAACCTACCAAATAAAGGGCGATTTAAAGGGCTTTTTAAGTGAAATTTACACACTTTTGGAGCTTGATAAAAGCTTACTTAAAAAATATCCCGGAGAACTCTCCTCAGGGCAAAGACAAAAAATAGCCTTTGCTATGGCTATGGCGGCTAGGGCGCGTTATTATTTACTTGATGAGCCGAGTGCTTTTTTGGATAAAAAGACCTCTTTTTTACTTAAAAACGCTATCTTACATCTTAAAAAAGGTCTAAATTGCGGTTTTTTAATTACAAGCCACGATAAAGAATTTTTAGATTCTTTAGCTGAAGTGAAACTCTATCTTAGTGATGGAGTGATTTTAGAATTTGAAAATACAAATATTTTTGAATTAAATCATCAAATTTTACATTTTGAAAATCCAATTAAATTTGACAAAATAGCTGACAAAATAGCCCTTAATCCTTACAAAATCAGCCTTTTTTCAGGACAAAAATACTGCATTAAAAATGCTAAAATCATAGCCTTAAGAACGCGTCAAAATGATGTTTTCATTAGAATTATTTCAGGGGATAAAATTTTAGAATTTGCCCTTGAAAACGAAGCGTTTAAAAAAGCAGATTTAAATCTTTATCAAAATTTAAATCTGGGCTTCAATGAAGACGCACTTTGCTTTTTATAA